The Dethiosulfovibrio peptidovorans DSM 11002 genome has a window encoding:
- the sbcD gene encoding exonuclease subunit SbcD yields the protein MRLLHTSDWHLGKSLCGRRRTEEQAEFLDWLAGLILRESVDLLLVAGDVFDTGTPGSGVQRLYYRFLCSVAESGCSVVVVAGNHDSPSLLDAPSDILGYMNVFVLGVADPEREVVSIVDGDGEVIALVGAVPYLRERDIRRSSWSDDPMDRDRALALGVEEHYSRIFETMRKKSESSPGVPRIAMGHLFAAGGKVKDDDGSRDLYVGGLGRVGTDIFPDWLDYVALGHIHGAQIVGGRERCRYSGSPMPLGFGESGMEKSVYLVDLEGPDFSCRAVPVPSRTEVISLKGNRHALSEGLSELVLVGRPCLVEAVLCDDVPFSSLREDLESIVDGSSVELLRVKDGTGINGNWSFEVSGGLESMTEEDVFLRRLEGVSLKQDVRDIYVAMFREVLQDILDQDGDETTL from the coding sequence ATGAGATTGCTGCATACGTCCGATTGGCATCTGGGGAAGTCCCTTTGCGGCAGGAGGAGAACGGAGGAGCAGGCAGAGTTTCTGGATTGGCTTGCCGGCCTCATACTTAGAGAGTCCGTGGATCTGTTGCTTGTAGCGGGAGATGTCTTCGATACCGGGACTCCCGGAAGCGGTGTACAACGACTTTATTACCGTTTTCTGTGTTCGGTTGCCGAAAGTGGCTGTAGCGTCGTCGTGGTGGCCGGTAACCACGATTCTCCGTCGTTGTTGGACGCCCCTTCCGACATATTGGGATACATGAACGTTTTCGTCCTTGGCGTCGCAGATCCGGAGAGAGAGGTCGTCTCCATAGTCGACGGAGACGGCGAGGTCATCGCTCTGGTCGGTGCTGTTCCCTATCTCAGGGAGAGGGACATTCGGCGTTCCTCTTGGTCCGACGATCCCATGGACCGCGATAGGGCTTTGGCGTTGGGGGTAGAGGAACATTACTCGAGGATCTTCGAGACCATGAGGAAAAAAAGCGAGTCCTCGCCCGGTGTACCCAGAATAGCTATGGGGCATCTGTTCGCCGCCGGAGGCAAGGTTAAGGACGACGACGGAAGTCGGGACCTCTACGTCGGAGGGTTGGGCCGAGTTGGAACGGATATCTTTCCCGATTGGTTGGACTACGTCGCCTTGGGACATATTCACGGAGCCCAGATAGTCGGAGGGCGAGAGAGATGTCGCTACAGCGGATCTCCTATGCCCCTCGGCTTCGGAGAGTCCGGTATGGAGAAGTCTGTGTATCTGGTGGATCTGGAGGGACCGGATTTCTCCTGTAGAGCCGTCCCTGTCCCGTCCAGGACGGAGGTTATCTCCCTGAAGGGAAACAGACATGCCCTTTCCGAAGGACTTTCGGAACTGGTCCTTGTCGGACGACCCTGTCTGGTAGAGGCCGTCCTTTGTGATGATGTTCCTTTCTCCAGCCTGAGGGAGGATCTAGAATCGATAGTCGACGGTTCGTCGGTAGAGCTACTAAGGGTGAAGGACGGTACAGGTATAAACGGAAACTGGAGTTTCGAGGTCTCCGGCGGATTGGAGAGCATGACGGAGGAGGACGTCTTTTTGAGGAGGCTGGAGGGCGTCTCCTTAAAACAGGACGTAAGGGATATCTACGTTGCTATGTTCCGTGAAGTCCTTCAGGACATTCTGGACCAGGATGGAGATGAGACGACGTTATGA
- a CDS encoding AAA family ATPase: MRLLRLRFKNLNSLEGRWSIDFRDQRYLDDCLFAIVGPTGSGKSTVLDALCLALYGRTPRLSRVTGSENEIMSRKTGECFAQVEFEAGGESYRCTWSQHRSRKSPSGKLQQPTHLLSRSNGEVLESALSKTSSAVSDLTGLDFDRFTRSVLLAQGGFAAFLDASPGDRAPLLERITGTEIFSRISIAVHERKRKEEEVLKDLKNRLASEVEDGPSGEEVKRDLDGLEIDIERISSDLKEMESRIGSLRERERLESEIKNIELLIADLEEERLSRKIDLGRLERYRSAQTLAAPYERLSSIRERLAELDSSLLEIDRSIESAFSEVRARKEESERLSSDIREMEIERERFIPIWRKAKDMDSHIGSLRSSLSERERARDDERKGLSKIEERILDVEKELEALEKSKKLWSLRMERMEGWDSLIPRLSDIEERLRRFRVLSSELESLEGRLPRLSKEVVERSSDLDRSRLELEGLTDEVESLEKSKVRQDSRLKRLLSGRPIAEWRAMEAFFRRSISLFEGESRSVELEKQIVTLRTDLRKKEADLMVLAEKAGLLDSLVESLDKRREDRARTLSMEVQRGSLVDGCPCPLCGALHHPYSSKVPGFDDGLDEEWRSRKAELSRLRDEKIRLETTVETSSDQLKGMELERSELLRSIESERSALMSSAKSLSLSIPSDEGKSLLEKRRLEKRLKLLDRISEIRDEKRGRLENLRSSIGEKERAVHRIELSLSELENSLRVAREKKSRLVGDLSSIKISLEADLSPVGLDIGDDLETEISEGALEFEKVSRSLDSLLDSQTELLADKRELEAERSSLSNRLKVISEGIKEREEEIAKRLVERKTLFPGNPDVAEEDFDARLKELSSELERVKRFLAVSERQLDSYRESRGNISKEAASMKLELASAEVAFGELCRKAGLSGEPDFVASFRDQDDMEELSLWMEDWRNRKNTAETNLADRKSRKASIGEFDGEDLRSVEAKAEALRSERDLKLAEKGRLNAELDRIEEMEKSRSELKSRLKEQVSNVELWRGLHGLIGSADGKRFRSFAQGIAFKTLISLANGELRRMTDRYVLLPKEDEPMELLVKDFYQAGEIRSTRNLSGGERFLVSLSLALGLSDMSSRKVRVDSLFLDEGFGTLDEAALDQALEALSELRRGGKLIGVISHVSAIRERIGARIRVEPSGGGRSRLSGPGVLREK, from the coding sequence ATGAGACTCCTTCGACTTCGATTCAAAAACCTCAATTCATTGGAGGGACGATGGTCCATAGACTTCAGGGATCAGAGATATCTTGACGATTGCCTCTTTGCCATAGTGGGTCCCACCGGTTCTGGCAAGTCCACCGTTCTCGACGCCCTTTGTCTGGCCCTCTACGGCAGGACCCCCAGACTGAGCAGGGTAACCGGTTCGGAGAACGAGATAATGAGCAGAAAAACCGGGGAGTGTTTTGCCCAGGTCGAGTTCGAGGCTGGAGGAGAGTCATATCGCTGTACTTGGAGCCAACACCGTTCCAGGAAATCTCCTTCCGGAAAGCTGCAACAGCCGACTCACCTACTGTCCCGTTCGAATGGGGAGGTCTTGGAGTCCGCTTTGAGTAAAACTTCCTCTGCTGTCTCCGATCTGACCGGCCTGGATTTCGATCGCTTTACCAGATCGGTTCTGCTTGCCCAGGGCGGTTTTGCCGCTTTTCTGGACGCATCTCCCGGAGACAGGGCTCCTCTCCTTGAGAGGATCACCGGGACGGAGATATTCAGTCGAATATCCATTGCCGTTCATGAGAGAAAGAGGAAGGAGGAAGAGGTCCTTAAGGATTTGAAGAACCGTCTTGCCTCCGAGGTGGAAGACGGTCCTTCCGGCGAAGAGGTGAAGAGAGATCTTGACGGTTTGGAGATCGATATAGAGAGGATCTCCTCGGATCTGAAGGAGATGGAGTCTCGGATTGGCTCTCTTCGGGAAAGAGAGAGACTGGAGTCGGAGATAAAAAATATCGAGCTTTTAATCGCGGACCTGGAGGAAGAGAGACTCTCCAGAAAGATCGACCTGGGGCGTCTGGAGAGATATAGGAGCGCTCAAACCCTAGCCGCTCCCTACGAAAGACTTTCCTCCATCAGGGAACGTCTCGCCGAGCTGGATTCCTCCCTCCTGGAAATAGATAGGTCCATAGAATCCGCTTTCTCCGAGGTAAGGGCCCGGAAGGAAGAAAGCGAACGTCTGTCGTCCGACATCAGAGAGATGGAGATCGAGAGAGAGCGATTCATCCCTATATGGCGGAAGGCCAAGGATATGGACAGCCATATCGGATCTCTCCGTTCCTCCCTGTCCGAGAGGGAAAGGGCAAGAGACGATGAGAGGAAAGGCCTGTCTAAGATTGAGGAGCGGATCCTTGACGTAGAGAAAGAACTCGAGGCTTTGGAGAAGAGCAAAAAACTCTGGAGTCTCAGGATGGAGCGGATGGAGGGCTGGGATTCTCTGATCCCTCGGCTTTCGGATATAGAGGAACGGTTGAGGAGGTTTAGGGTACTGTCCTCCGAGCTGGAATCCCTGGAGGGACGCCTCCCAAGATTATCTAAGGAGGTCGTCGAAAGGTCCTCCGACCTCGATCGGTCCAGGTTGGAACTGGAAGGTCTGACCGACGAAGTCGAATCGCTGGAGAAATCCAAGGTTCGTCAGGATTCCCGTCTGAAACGTCTTCTATCGGGACGTCCAATTGCGGAATGGAGGGCCATGGAAGCCTTTTTCCGTCGTTCAATCTCGCTTTTTGAAGGAGAGTCCAGGTCTGTCGAACTGGAAAAACAGATAGTTACGTTGAGGACCGATCTCAGGAAAAAAGAGGCGGATCTGATGGTTCTTGCGGAAAAAGCAGGTCTTCTCGATTCCTTGGTAGAATCTTTGGATAAGAGAAGGGAAGATAGAGCGAGGACCCTTTCGATGGAGGTGCAGAGGGGCTCTCTGGTCGACGGATGTCCCTGTCCTCTCTGCGGGGCGCTCCATCACCCCTATTCGTCGAAGGTACCCGGTTTCGACGATGGATTGGACGAAGAGTGGCGTTCCAGAAAAGCCGAACTGTCCCGGCTGAGAGACGAGAAAATCAGGCTCGAGACTACGGTCGAGACTTCGTCTGACCAGCTTAAAGGGATGGAATTGGAGAGATCCGAGCTTCTGAGGTCTATCGAAAGCGAGAGATCTGCCCTGATGTCATCGGCGAAGTCCTTGTCCTTATCGATTCCTTCCGACGAAGGCAAATCCCTTCTTGAAAAAAGACGGCTGGAGAAGAGACTCAAGCTTTTAGATAGGATATCGGAGATCAGGGATGAAAAAAGAGGAAGGCTGGAGAATCTCAGATCCTCCATCGGAGAGAAGGAGAGGGCGGTTCATCGTATCGAGCTATCCCTGTCCGAGTTGGAGAATAGTCTTCGCGTCGCCAGAGAGAAAAAAAGTCGACTTGTCGGAGATCTCTCCTCGATAAAAATCTCCCTTGAGGCGGACCTGTCTCCTGTCGGTCTGGACATAGGGGACGATCTGGAGACAGAGATCTCCGAAGGAGCTTTAGAGTTCGAAAAAGTGAGCAGATCTCTTGATTCCTTGCTGGATAGTCAGACCGAGCTTCTTGCCGATAAGAGGGAACTGGAGGCGGAACGATCCTCCCTCTCCAATCGATTGAAGGTTATCTCTGAGGGGATAAAAGAGAGGGAGGAAGAGATCGCCAAGCGGCTTGTCGAGAGGAAGACATTGTTCCCGGGGAACCCCGATGTTGCCGAGGAGGATTTTGATGCAAGGTTGAAGGAGCTTTCCTCGGAATTGGAGAGAGTTAAACGTTTTTTGGCGGTTTCGGAGAGACAGCTTGATTCTTACAGAGAGTCGAGGGGGAATATATCGAAGGAAGCGGCATCGATGAAATTGGAGCTTGCCTCGGCCGAGGTCGCCTTTGGAGAACTCTGTAGAAAGGCAGGCCTTTCCGGTGAGCCCGACTTCGTAGCTTCCTTTCGCGATCAGGACGACATGGAGGAGCTTTCTCTTTGGATGGAAGACTGGAGAAACAGAAAAAATACCGCCGAGACCAATCTAGCCGATCGTAAAAGCAGAAAGGCCTCCATAGGCGAATTTGACGGGGAAGATCTCCGGTCTGTCGAGGCGAAGGCGGAGGCTCTGAGGTCCGAAAGGGACCTTAAACTGGCAGAAAAAGGTCGGCTAAATGCCGAATTGGACAGGATAGAAGAGATGGAAAAAAGCAGGTCGGAATTGAAGTCCAGACTTAAGGAACAAGTTTCGAACGTCGAGCTTTGGCGAGGGCTTCACGGTCTGATAGGGTCCGCCGACGGGAAGAGATTTCGGTCTTTCGCCCAAGGGATAGCCTTCAAGACCCTAATCTCCCTCGCCAACGGCGAGCTTCGAAGGATGACGGATCGGTATGTCTTGCTTCCCAAGGAGGACGAGCCTATGGAGCTCCTCGTCAAGGACTTCTATCAGGCCGGCGAGATACGGTCTACCAGAAATCTGTCCGGAGGGGAGCGCTTCCTTGTCAGTCTATCCCTAGCCCTGGGGCTCTCCGATATGTCCAGTCGTAAGGTTAGGGTTGACTCGTTGTTTCTGGACGAGGGGTTCGGCACATTGGACGAAGCCGCTTTGGACCAGGCTCTAGAGGCCTTGTCGGAGCTTCGGCGGGGCGGTAAGCTCATAGGCGTGATATCCCACGTCTCTGCGATAAGAGAGAGGATCGGGGCTCGGATAAGGGTGGAACCTTCGGGAGGAGGCAGAAGCCGTCTGAGTGGTCCAGGAGTTTTACGAGAAAAGTAG